One region of Haloterrigena salifodinae genomic DNA includes:
- a CDS encoding VirB4 family type IV secretion system protein — translation MNDDGGTDPSQITLPYVESGLKIGDYRARDLWYGTPGFIALGGAIGALTVGADDLIIPLTSIGLPAAAIGPVFASRADDTTTGLDKMRSPVRYFRQKRQHPIPQEDAADDLVHGVRKIRRDGAAVMADGRMVGLLRIEPRNTDTETRNELQAVLSSLSTRIDETLEHGFRYYSTTTEFDPSDVVGKYREAAFSEHLAGDNWAGARELLHDVADWYERSETPRWDAKQWRHYVVVAVDSEDVDTTGLDLSASVLDGIKEVFGSGSDAGVDDEEWYSRMSAALEKRLERVGTVFGAVTGVEVERVGPAENALLHSRYWSGVDHNFDDVTEVREGRLEEILSAPSYDIDSDHIRVGDQYCRTYWIAEWPVEPDPGFLQGLVTMSGVDVDVTLHARARDKADTEYELEHAIAEINADIEEREEATDISAMTVSDDMEAYVQAYKLLHNTSVRPWDLNGYITVRAGTRAALERAETTIENGANSDDLNFDVEKRRALEDRCEDIRDVAESTPASLTLLSPDTRQRDLYVSGSPTAPDVYDDVSHRDRYTMVLGGVLGAAFPGLSVEIRHENGVEWGRKLQDGSEVSADPAAVGGPAHALFIGDSGSGKSFSTLQKIVRWYLAEDDRTVVLCDTFGDFAGIAELLNGTHVVLGGKDSINPLNISETPERVRETGIDPFGMKIDAVNAFISGVLREQGVDAGEYTTLIKECAYETYRKAGIKPDDYSTHGLESPTMADYIDTLREIANNPEGPALSESTMEVTEIESNAATLLRKLSGFQEGREYAELAGTGSAEITPGGVSYLDLQQMENEGAVGKSVMLQLMLDRVYEAVQNAPGETLFLIDEAHYLLESAETVEWLQRAARHWRHYEAGVWFASQSPAEFVSGEDEDDHKDTIRKQATTIQFTQTDLDRETAELFDFNDLQYEFIRERATRGDSGQGYSEALINFNAIEGWFRTRIRASDFETAVLTYEPEDDVSLEEHIRAEYGEVTA, via the coding sequence ATGAATGATGACGGCGGAACGGACCCGTCTCAGATCACGCTCCCGTATGTGGAATCCGGACTGAAAATCGGCGACTACCGCGCTCGAGACCTGTGGTACGGCACTCCGGGATTCATCGCTCTCGGCGGCGCGATCGGCGCACTGACCGTGGGAGCGGACGACCTCATCATTCCACTCACATCAATTGGGCTGCCGGCGGCGGCAATCGGCCCAGTGTTTGCGAGCCGGGCTGACGACACCACGACTGGACTCGACAAAATGCGCTCCCCTGTTCGCTACTTCCGGCAGAAACGACAGCATCCGATCCCTCAAGAGGACGCCGCTGACGACCTCGTGCATGGCGTCCGGAAGATCCGCCGTGACGGCGCGGCGGTCATGGCTGATGGGCGGATGGTTGGCTTGCTTCGGATCGAGCCGCGGAATACAGACACTGAGACACGCAACGAGCTGCAGGCAGTCCTCTCGTCGCTCTCGACGCGGATCGACGAGACGCTCGAGCATGGCTTTCGATACTATTCGACGACAACCGAATTCGATCCCTCGGACGTGGTCGGCAAGTACCGTGAGGCTGCGTTTTCAGAGCACCTCGCTGGCGACAACTGGGCTGGCGCTCGCGAACTCTTGCACGACGTCGCCGACTGGTATGAGCGAAGCGAGACACCGCGCTGGGACGCGAAGCAGTGGCGCCACTACGTCGTCGTCGCGGTCGACAGCGAAGACGTCGACACAACCGGCCTCGATCTGTCCGCCTCTGTTCTCGACGGGATAAAAGAGGTCTTCGGCTCCGGCTCTGATGCCGGTGTCGACGACGAGGAATGGTACAGTCGGATGTCTGCTGCCCTCGAGAAGCGTCTCGAGCGGGTTGGGACAGTCTTCGGCGCTGTGACCGGCGTCGAGGTCGAACGCGTTGGTCCCGCCGAAAACGCGCTCCTCCACAGCCGCTATTGGTCCGGCGTTGATCACAACTTCGACGATGTGACTGAGGTTCGAGAGGGACGGCTCGAGGAGATCCTCTCGGCGCCAAGCTATGACATCGACTCCGATCACATCCGCGTCGGCGATCAATACTGCAGAACCTACTGGATCGCCGAGTGGCCGGTCGAACCCGATCCTGGATTCTTGCAGGGGCTCGTGACGATGAGCGGCGTCGACGTCGACGTGACACTCCACGCTCGAGCACGGGATAAAGCGGATACCGAGTACGAGCTCGAACACGCAATTGCCGAGATCAATGCCGATATCGAGGAGCGCGAAGAGGCGACTGATATCTCAGCGATGACGGTCAGTGACGACATGGAGGCGTACGTCCAGGCGTACAAGCTCCTCCATAACACGTCCGTTCGTCCGTGGGACCTCAACGGGTACATCACTGTTCGCGCCGGGACGAGAGCCGCACTCGAGCGAGCAGAGACAACGATCGAAAACGGCGCGAATTCGGACGATCTCAACTTCGACGTCGAGAAGCGCCGGGCGCTCGAGGATCGGTGCGAGGACATCCGCGATGTCGCTGAGTCAACGCCCGCGAGTCTCACGCTCCTCTCGCCCGATACCCGACAGCGCGACCTCTACGTTTCCGGGAGTCCGACTGCGCCTGACGTGTACGACGACGTCAGTCATCGCGACCGCTATACGATGGTCTTGGGCGGCGTCCTTGGTGCCGCATTCCCGGGACTCTCGGTCGAGATTCGTCACGAGAACGGCGTCGAGTGGGGCCGGAAACTGCAGGACGGAAGCGAGGTCTCGGCGGATCCGGCCGCTGTTGGTGGCCCCGCGCATGCGCTGTTTATTGGCGACTCTGGCTCCGGGAAGTCGTTCTCCACCTTACAGAAAATCGTCCGCTGGTATCTCGCCGAGGACGATCGGACGGTCGTGCTGTGCGATACCTTTGGCGACTTCGCCGGGATCGCCGAACTACTGAACGGGACACACGTCGTTCTCGGCGGCAAGGACTCCATCAATCCGCTGAATATCTCCGAGACGCCCGAGCGTGTTCGTGAGACCGGGATCGACCCGTTCGGGATGAAGATCGACGCCGTCAACGCGTTCATCAGCGGCGTCCTCCGCGAGCAGGGTGTCGATGCTGGCGAGTACACGACGCTGATCAAGGAGTGCGCATACGAAACCTACCGGAAGGCAGGGATCAAGCCGGACGACTACTCGACGCACGGCCTCGAGAGCCCGACGATGGCCGACTACATCGACACACTTCGCGAGATCGCGAACAATCCCGAAGGCCCTGCGCTCTCCGAGTCGACAATGGAGGTTACCGAGATCGAGAGCAACGCGGCGACGCTACTCCGCAAGCTCTCTGGCTTCCAGGAGGGTCGTGAGTACGCCGAACTCGCCGGGACGGGCAGTGCCGAGATCACGCCCGGCGGCGTCTCCTACCTGGATCTGCAACAGATGGAGAACGAGGGCGCGGTCGGCAAGTCCGTCATGCTGCAGCTGATGCTCGACAGAGTCTATGAGGCTGTCCAGAACGCGCCCGGAGAGACGCTGTTCCTGATCGACGAGGCCCATTACTTGCTCGAGTCTGCGGAGACTGTCGAGTGGCTGCAGCGGGCGGCCCGCCACTGGAGACACTACGAGGCGGGCGTCTGGTTCGCTAGTCAGTCGCCCGCGGAGTTCGTCTCCGGTGAGGATGAGGACGATCACAAGGACACGATCCGCAAACAGGCAACGACGATCCAGTTTACACAGACGGACCTCGATCGCGAGACCGCCGAACTCTTCGATTTCAATGACCTGCAGTACGAGTTCATCAGAGAGCGGGCCACTCGAGGCGACTCGGGACAGGGGTACTCCGAGGCCTTGATCAACTTCAATGCGATCGAGGGGTGGTTCCGGACTCGAATTCGGGCATCAGACTTCGAGACGGCCGTATTGACGTACGAGCCCGAGGACGACGTGAGCCTCGAGGAGCACATTCGCGCCGAGTATGGGGAGGTGACGGCGTAA
- a CDS encoding ArsR family transcriptional regulator, which produces MEVDETDKILLDMLAEGRCTQGYLVTETDLPRYKIHDRLKMYGKMGYAKNLHENTALWELVKDPREESDDG; this is translated from the coding sequence ATGGAAGTCGACGAGACCGACAAGATCCTCCTTGATATGCTCGCAGAAGGACGATGTACGCAGGGGTACCTCGTCACCGAAACCGACCTTCCGCGGTACAAAATCCACGACCGGCTGAAGATGTACGGGAAAATGGGATATGCGAAAAATCTCCACGAGAACACTGCGCTATGGGAGCTCGTAAAGGACCCGCGAGAAGAAAGTGATGACGGCTGA
- a CDS encoding HalOD1 output domain-containing protein, which translates to MMVTTRILLWEDPYQTCKTVSHSVDFGNPFIIDPGSRASMRETSTRINKNDSQTNVTTSTTVEWERGTENTPVSAVVAAVAEVKGSDPVELPPLYEAITLKR; encoded by the coding sequence ATGATGGTAACAACCCGTATACTCCTGTGGGAAGACCCCTATCAAACATGTAAAACCGTATCTCATTCGGTAGATTTTGGGAATCCATTTATAATAGACCCTGGGAGTAGAGCATCTATGAGGGAGACTAGCACACGAATCAACAAAAACGACTCTCAAACTAACGTGACTACATCTACCACTGTTGAATGGGAGCGGGGTACCGAGAATACGCCTGTTTCTGCAGTTGTCGCGGCGGTTGCAGAAGTCAAGGGATCTGACCCCGTTGAACTACCACCACTCTATGAGGCGATCACCCTGAAGCGCTAA
- a CDS encoding ester cyclase, which translates to MATTTTKENKQIARRFPEEVATKGKIDVIDEICAEDVIDHSPLGEMRGREDLKSQLESLRTAFGDFSATVEDIVADGDTVAMRVTLRGTHESEFMGVEPTGQEFEVGNMVFTRIEDGEIVERWVQPDTLGLMQQLGAVDQPGK; encoded by the coding sequence ATGGCCACAACCACGACAAAGGAGAACAAGCAAATTGCACGTCGCTTCCCGGAGGAAGTAGCGACGAAGGGAAAGATCGATGTTATCGATGAGATATGCGCCGAGGACGTAATTGACCACAGTCCGCTTGGGGAGATGCGAGGCCGCGAAGACCTCAAGAGCCAACTTGAATCCCTTCGCACCGCGTTTGGGGACTTCTCGGCGACCGTCGAGGATATCGTCGCCGATGGAGATACCGTCGCTATGCGGGTGACCCTGCGAGGGACCCACGAGAGCGAGTTTATGGGTGTTGAGCCGACTGGCCAAGAATTCGAGGTCGGAAATATGGTCTTCACCCGAATCGAGGATGGTGAAATCGTCGAACGATGGGTGCAGCCTGATACACTCGGATTGATGCAGCAACTCGGAGCTGTCGACCAACCCGGGAAATAA
- a CDS encoding IS6 family transposase, whose protein sequence is MSKIDRLSGCRDWIDLSFVERERTPRQLMEVGIRLHLADLSLSNTVQEMEKFGVDRSQKVVHDWVHKCDLQPAVDKEPNHVALDETVIQLDEYRYWLYTTVDPQTNNILHIWLYPTTTTALTERFLRELTEKHNLDDAMVLVDGAKHLQTALRQAGLRFRYEKHGNRNSAERISRDIKRRTSSFSNCFSHAKPSTAESWLHAFAVWHNATN, encoded by the coding sequence ATGTCAAAAATCGACCGCCTTAGCGGGTGTCGCGACTGGATTGATTTGAGTTTTGTGGAGCGCGAACGGACACCGCGTCAGCTGATGGAGGTCGGTATTCGACTCCATCTTGCTGATCTCTCGCTTTCGAATACCGTTCAGGAAATGGAGAAGTTCGGTGTCGATCGCAGTCAGAAGGTCGTTCACGATTGGGTTCACAAATGCGACCTACAGCCGGCAGTTGACAAGGAACCGAATCACGTCGCGCTCGATGAGACGGTGATTCAACTTGATGAATATCGCTATTGGCTGTATACTACTGTCGATCCGCAAACGAACAATATCCTCCATATATGGCTGTATCCAACGACTACGACCGCGTTGACAGAACGGTTTCTGCGGGAACTCACTGAGAAACATAACCTCGACGATGCCATGGTTCTCGTCGATGGCGCAAAACATCTCCAGACTGCACTCCGCCAAGCTGGGCTCCGATTTCGATACGAAAAACATGGAAATCGGAACAGTGCCGAACGTATCTCCCGTGACATAAAACGGCGTACTTCTTCGTTCTCAAACTGCTTTAGCCATGCAAAACCGTCGACAGCTGAATCGTGGCTCCACGCCTTCGCCGTCTGGCACAATGCGACAAACTAA
- a CDS encoding TIGR00341 family protein, translating into MRLVQVLIPDGSRESVLGALDEEGIDYAVFEEVGRGDFEAMVQFPVPASGVEPILERLTEAGVREDAYTIVMATETVVSQRLPELVERFPGLRISREELYTRAQDLAPANSTFFAFLILSTIIATTGLLLDSAATIIGAMVVAPLMGPAISASVGTILDDQRMASRGVKLQVTGLVTAIAVGAVMGWVVQQTILVPPQLDILSIPQVTERTNPNFLALFLALGSGLAGAISIMRGAGSALVGVAIAVALIPPAATSGLGIAFGVPGAAVGAGILVLVNLLAINLSALILFYVAGFKPVDAGQFESMRAAVFSRIVIIIIGVAVLSLALGAVTWTTFQTQSFEAQAQDQIQREFDEGGIEGVELVEVTVDYEPVDLLLGNEPEVNVLIGIPRDREAPPDLAQQLDDLLTERLGQDVYVRVGFVEAEVSEEEPPNPPLGWPTSSDYAAGELRYDRLSVS; encoded by the coding sequence ATGCGCCTCGTACAAGTATTGATCCCCGACGGATCACGAGAGAGTGTTCTCGGGGCTCTCGACGAGGAAGGGATCGACTACGCGGTCTTCGAAGAAGTCGGCCGGGGGGATTTCGAGGCCATGGTCCAGTTCCCCGTCCCGGCGAGCGGTGTCGAACCGATACTGGAGCGACTGACGGAGGCGGGAGTTCGAGAGGACGCTTACACGATCGTCATGGCGACGGAGACCGTCGTCTCACAACGGCTCCCGGAGTTGGTAGAACGGTTCCCGGGGCTACGCATCTCGCGGGAGGAGTTGTATACGCGAGCGCAAGACCTCGCGCCAGCCAACTCGACGTTTTTCGCATTCCTCATCCTGAGTACGATCATCGCAACTACAGGACTATTACTCGACTCCGCCGCCACCATCATCGGTGCGATGGTAGTCGCGCCACTCATGGGTCCCGCCATCTCCGCGAGCGTCGGGACGATTCTCGACGACCAGCGGATGGCATCTCGAGGTGTTAAGCTCCAAGTGACGGGGCTCGTCACAGCCATCGCGGTCGGTGCCGTCATGGGCTGGGTAGTGCAGCAGACGATTCTCGTTCCCCCCCAGCTCGACATTTTGAGCATCCCGCAGGTCACAGAACGGACAAATCCGAACTTTCTGGCGCTGTTTCTCGCTCTCGGTTCGGGCCTCGCCGGGGCGATTAGCATCATGCGGGGTGCCGGTTCGGCACTCGTGGGCGTGGCCATCGCCGTGGCGCTCATTCCCCCTGCGGCAACCTCCGGTCTGGGAATCGCGTTCGGGGTCCCTGGAGCCGCTGTCGGAGCGGGGATACTCGTCCTCGTGAACCTCCTCGCTATCAACCTCTCGGCGCTCATCCTGTTCTACGTAGCCGGCTTCAAACCGGTCGATGCGGGACAGTTCGAGAGCATGCGAGCGGCAGTGTTCTCTCGTATCGTAATTATCATCATTGGGGTTGCTGTCCTCTCTCTCGCCCTCGGTGCCGTCACCTGGACCACGTTCCAGACGCAGTCTTTCGAGGCGCAGGCTCAGGATCAAATCCAGAGAGAGTTCGACGAAGGGGGCATCGAAGGCGTCGAGCTCGTCGAGGTGACCGTCGACTACGAACCCGTCGACTTACTGCTCGGGAACGAGCCGGAAGTCAACGTCCTCATCGGAATTCCTCGCGACCGCGAGGCACCACCTGACCTCGCCCAACAACTTGACGACCTCTTGACCGAGCGACTGGGACAGGACGTCTACGTCCGGGTCGGATTCGTTGAGGCGGAGGTTTCCGAGGAAGAACCACCGAACCCCCCGCTCGGATGGCCCACCTCCTCGGACTACGCCGCGGGCGAACTTCGATACGACCGTCTCAGCGTCAGTTGA
- a CDS encoding GAP family protein, whose translation MSLVQVLPLAIVMIAGPQILSPIFLATSEEWRKNSAAYVFGASLSISLIVVVAYLLGNRFGGGGGLLGASAKQLLYLVVLVLLLYAAVETYRKRNVSEPPEWMGKLTSASPRFSFRLGFLLLGVFPTDIVTSISVGTYLAANGDPVTDAAGFVLLTLFILALPSLGVFVLGKRAEATLPKIRDWMNDNSWIISELVIGLFVVLTLQNLLG comes from the coding sequence ATGAGTCTCGTGCAGGTGCTCCCGTTGGCCATCGTGATGATCGCGGGTCCACAGATACTCTCGCCCATCTTTCTCGCCACGAGCGAAGAGTGGCGGAAGAACTCTGCGGCGTACGTCTTCGGCGCGTCTCTTTCGATCAGTCTCATCGTCGTCGTCGCGTACCTCCTCGGGAACCGTTTCGGCGGTGGTGGCGGTCTACTCGGTGCGAGCGCGAAGCAACTGCTCTATCTCGTTGTCCTCGTCCTCCTCCTCTACGCGGCGGTGGAGACCTACCGAAAGCGGAACGTATCCGAACCGCCGGAGTGGATGGGGAAGTTGACCAGCGCGTCACCGCGGTTCTCGTTTCGGCTGGGGTTTCTCCTGTTGGGGGTCTTCCCGACCGACATTGTCACCTCGATTAGCGTCGGAACCTACCTCGCGGCGAACGGCGACCCGGTCACGGACGCGGCTGGGTTCGTCCTGCTCACACTCTTTATTTTAGCACTTCCGTCTCTTGGTGTGTTTGTCTTGGGCAAGCGGGCAGAAGCCACACTCCCGAAGATCCGCGACTGGATGAACGACAACTCGTGGATTATCTCCGAACTGGTGATCGGTCTGTTCGTCGTCCTGACGCTTCAGAACCTCCTCGGGTAA
- a CDS encoding HTH domain-containing protein, with the protein MTNSPYATARALQQLADEEKHRELRPDELRYALGALDPEQLLSGLPLTVGRIVQTLLTAKNRLSQRDLADQAGVSTRTIRNYRNRFEAFDLIQIDETGYRLALSFQTTSERRDPVGPPVLEVNQTLLDAADAFLETLLPPARYSDPR; encoded by the coding sequence TTGACCAACTCACCGTACGCCACTGCTCGAGCACTGCAGCAACTGGCCGATGAAGAGAAACATCGTGAACTCCGACCAGACGAACTCCGCTACGCGTTAGGAGCACTCGATCCCGAGCAGTTGCTCTCCGGTCTCCCACTAACAGTTGGACGAATCGTTCAGACGCTTCTCACAGCCAAAAACCGCCTGTCACAGCGTGACCTCGCCGACCAAGCAGGCGTCTCAACACGGACCATCCGGAACTATCGCAACCGGTTCGAGGCGTTCGATCTCATCCAGATTGACGAGACCGGGTACCGCCTAGCACTCTCATTCCAGACTACTTCCGAACGCCGCGATCCCGTTGGTCCACCAGTCCTCGAGGTGAACCAGACGCTCCTCGACGCCGCCGACGCGTTTCTCGAGACACTCCTCCCGCCAGCGCGATACAGTGATCCCCGATGA
- a CDS encoding formate/nitrite transporter family protein, whose product MTGGDSPDEEETGENQSLHPDKVEERFRDALDHAQSGAPAAGAAVRDWFSTDEIFQRVVATAEEEIDSSSRELFYSGLAAGFAITLTFLGHAAVAAAVPGEPTGLLAATLYPIGFLFIVMGRYQLFTENTLPPVTLVLTRIASLPLLLRLWMIVLVGNVLGATMGALVLAKTGVFTPESTRLAVEFGLEAVETPWWDLFFKAIFAGWLVAGMVWLNHATRDSTARLLLIYGIIYMIPATGLHHVVVTSCEAMYLVFSDAASLAAVTVDLFLPVLLGNTIGGVVLVALLNYAQTRERRFPKQQEREAQLTRSEWLFGSLAGRSRVPPATEAPHSE is encoded by the coding sequence ATGACAGGTGGGGACTCGCCTGACGAGGAGGAGACAGGAGAAAATCAATCCCTCCATCCCGACAAGGTCGAGGAGCGGTTCCGGGATGCGCTCGATCACGCACAAAGCGGCGCACCCGCTGCCGGTGCAGCCGTTCGAGACTGGTTTTCGACCGACGAGATTTTCCAGCGGGTCGTCGCGACCGCTGAAGAGGAGATCGACTCAAGCAGCCGCGAACTGTTTTACAGCGGATTGGCAGCCGGATTCGCGATCACACTGACGTTCCTCGGTCACGCCGCAGTCGCGGCAGCGGTGCCCGGCGAGCCGACCGGCTTACTGGCAGCGACGTTGTACCCGATCGGGTTCCTGTTCATCGTCATGGGACGGTACCAGCTGTTCACCGAGAACACGCTTCCACCGGTGACGCTGGTGTTGACCCGTATCGCCAGTCTGCCGCTCCTGTTACGTCTGTGGATGATCGTTCTCGTAGGCAACGTCTTGGGTGCGACGATGGGCGCGCTAGTACTGGCGAAGACCGGCGTGTTCACCCCCGAATCAACGCGGTTGGCCGTGGAGTTTGGATTAGAGGCCGTTGAGACACCGTGGTGGGACCTGTTCTTCAAGGCAATCTTCGCTGGATGGCTCGTCGCGGGCATGGTCTGGCTCAACCATGCAACGCGGGACTCGACCGCCCGTCTGCTGCTCATTTACGGGATCATCTATATGATTCCAGCGACCGGGCTCCATCACGTCGTCGTCACATCCTGCGAAGCCATGTACTTGGTGTTCTCCGATGCAGCCAGCCTGGCAGCCGTCACCGTAGATCTCTTCCTCCCGGTCCTCCTCGGCAACACGATCGGAGGCGTAGTCCTCGTTGCATTGCTGAACTACGCCCAAACCCGTGAACGGAGGTTCCCCAAGCAACAAGAGCGAGAGGCCCAGCTCACGCGATCCGAGTGGCTGTTCGGGAGTCTCGCAGGCCGGTCTCGAGTGCCACCCGCAACGGAAGCACCCCATTCGGAGTGA
- a CDS encoding FAD-binding oxidoreductase, with amino-acid sequence MTITAPIDELEYEKLAKETHGKVLRPGDDGYDEARSIWNAMIDREPAVIVRPAGAADVMTAVEFARDRDLPLSVKGGGHNVAGNAICDNGLTIDLSTISLVRVDSSSRTARIGPGATMADLDHETQAFGLATPGGVISTTGVAGVTLGGGIGWLSRKYGLSIDNLRSVDVVTADGELVTANEDENLDLFWAIRGGSGNFGIITSFEFDLHEVGPQVLFGPIVYPYEDAPDVLARYGEFTRGAPRECTVWANSVAAPPLPFLPEAIHGTTVLILMGFYAGDLDEGKAVLEPLRKYGDPIADAVEPMRYTEVQSLLDELYAEGARNYWKAPNFTALTEETIDTVIDSAERSPTPQSEVLIHQVGGAVNDVASDATAYPHRNTEYIVTVGARWEDPAKDDECIAWVRECHDALAEGATGGTYVNFEGDREGRERNAYGENYDRLVESKNEYDPENLFQLNQNVKPAD; translated from the coding sequence ATGACGATCACCGCTCCGATCGACGAACTCGAATACGAAAAGCTTGCTAAGGAAACCCATGGCAAGGTGCTCCGTCCCGGAGACGACGGCTACGACGAGGCCCGATCGATCTGGAATGCGATGATCGACCGGGAACCGGCCGTCATCGTCCGCCCCGCCGGGGCAGCCGACGTGATGACCGCCGTGGAGTTTGCCCGCGATCGCGATCTCCCGCTCTCAGTCAAAGGTGGCGGCCATAACGTCGCTGGTAACGCCATCTGTGACAACGGTCTCACGATCGATCTGTCCACAATCTCATTGGTACGAGTTGATTCCTCATCACGAACCGCCCGCATCGGGCCCGGTGCGACGATGGCCGACCTCGACCACGAGACGCAGGCGTTCGGCCTCGCTACACCTGGCGGCGTCATCTCGACGACCGGCGTCGCCGGGGTCACGCTCGGCGGTGGGATCGGCTGGCTCAGCCGTAAATACGGCCTTTCGATCGACAACCTTCGGTCGGTCGATGTCGTCACCGCGGACGGGGAGCTTGTAACCGCAAATGAAGACGAGAACCTGGACCTCTTCTGGGCGATCCGCGGCGGAAGCGGTAACTTCGGGATCATCACGTCGTTCGAATTCGATCTCCACGAAGTCGGCCCGCAAGTGCTTTTCGGGCCGATTGTCTATCCGTACGAGGACGCACCTGACGTGCTCGCCCGCTACGGAGAGTTTACTCGAGGCGCACCGCGAGAGTGCACTGTCTGGGCGAACAGCGTCGCTGCGCCGCCGCTTCCGTTCCTTCCCGAAGCGATCCACGGAACTACGGTTCTCATACTGATGGGATTCTATGCCGGCGATCTCGATGAGGGCAAAGCGGTGCTCGAACCGCTCCGTAAGTACGGCGATCCCATCGCCGACGCCGTCGAACCGATGCGCTATACCGAGGTCCAGAGCCTGCTGGACGAACTGTACGCTGAGGGTGCCCGAAACTACTGGAAGGCGCCCAATTTCACGGCCCTCACCGAAGAGACGATCGACACCGTAATCGACTCCGCTGAACGGTCCCCGACCCCGCAATCTGAGGTACTCATCCATCAGGTCGGCGGGGCCGTCAACGATGTCGCGTCGGATGCGACCGCATACCCACACCGGAATACGGAGTACATCGTAACCGTCGGCGCACGCTGGGAGGATCCGGCGAAGGACGACGAGTGCATCGCGTGGGTTCGAGAGTGTCACGATGCGCTCGCTGAAGGTGCGACGGGCGGGACGTACGTCAACTTCGAGGGCGACCGCGAGGGCCGTGAGCGGAACGCATACGGTGAGAACTACGACCGACTCGTCGAGTCGAAAAACGAGTACGACCCGGAGAACCTCTTCCAACTGAATCAAAACGTGAAGCCGGCGGACTAG